In the genome of Quercus robur chromosome 3, dhQueRobu3.1, whole genome shotgun sequence, one region contains:
- the LOC126718419 gene encoding uncharacterized protein LOC126718419, whose product MATELEEKLIEEELGYPIRLSEQVRAAVDEANWFKLECSEVGKQVDRVSQMLRTMTRFASTAQFLYDRPIRRVTAEVSKNLERALTLVRKCKRRSVLRRVVTIVSAADFRKVQSFLESSVGDMRWLLSIFDTENGGSGGGINLSLPPIASNDPILSWVWSFVATLQMSQLPEKIEAANELASFARDNDRNKKIIVEEGGVPPLLKLLKDGASLEAQIAATTAIYNLANDQERVRAIVNELGVQIIVQVLSDSPMVVQTQAARLVARMAEYDPVAQEDFAREHVIRPLVTLLSFETFVDDHKDQLSKQSFHSIVEINKQMEKKTLTRPNSSRPYSNSNSNSNSNYYHYYYHNNEGSSRAGQHRRERENEKPEVKLSLKISCAEALWMLAKGSVLNSRRITETKGLLCLAKLVEKEEGELQYNCLMTIMEITAAAEYNADLRRSSFRINSPAAKAVVEQLLRVIRELDNPVLQIPAIKSIGSLARTFPARETWVINPLVTQLSHRNPELAAEAAISLGKFACPDNFLCVEHSKTIIEYNGVPQLMRMLRANERAQLHGLILLCYLAIHAGNSEALEQARVLTALEGADRTVVAQHPELRELVSKAIDHLNLYQVGVQSQMHSFVP is encoded by the coding sequence ATGGCCACAGAGTTGGAAGAGAAGTTGATAGAAGAAGAACTCGGGTACCCGATTCGGCTCTCGGAGCAAGTTCGGGCCGCGGTGGACGAAGCCAATTGGTTCAAACTTGAGTGTTCTGAAGTGGGCAAGCAAGTGGACCGGGTCTCCCAGATGCTCCGAACCATGACCCGGTTCGCTTCCACGGCACAGTTTCTTTACGACCGTCCTATTCGGCGAGTGACCGCCGAGGTGTCGAAGAACTTAGAGCGTGCCCTAACCCTAGTCCGGAAGTGCAAGCGCCGGAGCGTTCTCCGGCGCGTCGTAACGATCGTGAGCGCCGCCGACTTTCGCAAAGTTCAGAGCTTTCTAGAGTCTTCCGTCGGCGACATGCGGTGGCTTCTCAGTATCTTCGACACCGAAAACGGCGGCTCCGGCGGCGGTATCAACCTCTCGCTCCCTCCGATCGCCAGCAACGATCCGATTCTCTCCTGGGTCTGGTCTTTCGTCGCCACGCTCCAAATGTCCCAGCTGCCCGAGAAAATCGAAGCCGCGAACGAACTCGCTTCGTTCGCGCGAGACAACGATCGGAACAAGAAGATCATCGTCGAAGAAGGCGGAGTTCCGCCATTGCTGAAGCTTCTCAAAGACGGCGCGTCTCTGGAGGCGCAAATTGCTGCCACGACGGCCATTTATAACCTGGCGAATGACCAAGAGCGAGTGCGAGCGATTGTGAACGAGCTCGGAGTTCAGATTATAGTGCAAGTGCTCTCGGACTCGCCGATGGTGGTTCAAACTCAGGCGGCGAGACTGGTGGCTCGAATGGCGGAGTATGACCCGGTTGCTCAAGAGGATTTCGCGAGAGAGCACGTGATTAGGCCGCTCGTGACGCTGTTATCGTTCGAGACCTTTGTGGATGATCATAAGGACCAATTGAGTAAGCAAAGCTTTCATTCAATTGTTGAAATTAATAAGCAAATGGAGAAGAAAACATTGACTAGACCGAATAGTAGCAGACCTTATTCGAATTcgaattcaaattcaaattcaaattactatcattattattatcataataaCGAGGGGAGTAGTCGGGCCGGGCAGCAtaggagagagagggagaatgaGAAGCCTGAAGTGAAGCTTAGTTTGAAAATTAGTTGTGCCGAGGCATTGTGGATGCTGGCGAAAGGGAGTGTGTTGAATAGTAGGAGGATAACGGAGACAAAAGGGTTGCTTTGTTTGGCGAAATTGGTTGAGAAAGAAGAGGGTGAGTTGCAATACAATTGCTTGATGACCATAATGGAGATAACGGCTGCGGCTGAGTATAATGCTGACCTTAGGCGTTCCTCGTTTAGGATTAATTCACCGGCTGCCAAGGCAGTTGTGGAACAGCTGTTGAGGGTGATTAGAGAGTTGGACAACCCGGTATTGCAAATTCCTGCCATAAAGTCGATTGGTTCATTGGCTAGGACTTTTCCGGCTAGAGAGACCTGGGTTATTAATCCGCTGGTGACTCAACTTAGTCATAGAAACCCGGAATTGGCTGCCGAAGCTGCCATTTCGCTGGGGAAGTTTGCTTGTCCGGATAATTTTCTCTGCGTGGAGCATTCCAAGACTATAATTGAGTATAATGGTGTGCCGCAGTTGATGAGAATGCTAAGGGCCAATGAACGGGCACAGTTGCACGGTTTGATTCTCCTTTGCTACCTTGCAATACATGCTGGTAACAGTGAGGCTTTGGAACAAGCTAGGGTTTTGACTGCCCTCGAGGGGGCAGACCGTACTGTGGTTGCACAGCATCCTGAGTTGAGAGAACTGGTTTCCAAGGCAATAGACCATCTGAATCTGTATCAAGTTGGTGTTCAATCTCAAATGCATTCATTTGTTCCTTGA
- the LOC126718420 gene encoding F-box protein At1g70590 yields MMKQKTWPARSDGSRFLSLPLSKIKGPKFPTRTSTRQIPFYNTRPSDGHDFSALPYDVLTKIAASFSLQNLRAASLVCKSWSEALKPLREAMLLLHWGKRFKHGHGGVRPNLDKALDSFLKGAARGSALAMVDAGLIYWELGHKDKAVALYHKAAELGDPAGQCNLAISFLQAEPPNLKEAVAWLYRASIAGHVRSQYQLALCLHQGRGVNCNIKDAARWYLKAAEGGYVRAMYNVSLCYSSGEGLVRSHQLARKWMKRAADRGHTKAQFEHGLALFSEGDMMKAVVYLELATRAGERAAAHVKNVILQRLSATSRDRVMLLADNWQALPSSR; encoded by the exons ATGATGAAGCAGAAAACTTGGCCAGCTCGATCCGACGGTTCTCGCTTCCTCTCCCTTCCACTATCAAAAATCAAGGGTCCGAAATTCCCCACCCGAACTTCGACCCGTCAGATCCCATTCTACAACACAAGACCATCCGACGGCCACGATTTCTCGGCGCTCCCGTACGACGTGTTGACGAAAATCGCGGCGTCATTTAGCCTCCAAAACCTTCGAGCGGCGTCGCTGGTGTGCAAGTCGTGGAGCGAGGCGCTTAAGCCCTTGAGAGAGGCGATGCTGTTGTTGCATTGGGGGAAGCGGTTCAAGCACGGTCACGGTGGAGTCCGCCCTAACTTGGACAAGGCTCTGGACTCGTTCTTGAAAGGCGCGGCTCGTGGTTCTGCTCTGGCTATGGTGGATGCTGGTTTGATTTACTGGGAATTAGGTCACAAGGACAAGGCTGTTGCTTTGTATCACAAAGCTGCGGAGCTTGGCGACCCTGCTGGACAGTGCAATTTGGCCATTTCTTTTTTGCAAG CTGAACCTCCAAATCTGAAGGAAGCTGTAGCATGGTTATATCGAGCTTCCATTGCTGGCCATGTCCGTTCTCAATACCAACTTGCACTTTGTCTGCATCAAGGTCGAGGGGTTAATTGCAATATAAAAGATGCT GCTAGATGGTATCTAAAAGCTGCAGAAGGTGGGTATGTGCGTGCTATGTACAATGTCTCGCTATGCTACTCGTCTGGTGAAGGTTTGGTGCGTAGTCATCAACTAGCAAGAAAGTGGATGAAGCGGGCAGCTGATCGTGGTCACACTAAAGCACAATTTGAGCATGGACTTGCTCTCTTTTCT GAAGGGGACATGATGAAAGCTGTGGTGTACCTGGAACTTGCCACCCGTGCTGGAGAAAGAGCCGCAGCTCATGTGAAGAATGTAATCCTCCAACGACTCTCAGCAACTTCACGTGATCGAGTCATGCTTCTTGCTGACAATTGGCAAGCTCTGCCTTCGTCTCGCTGA